One genomic region from Conexibacter woesei Iso977N encodes:
- a CDS encoding phosphoadenylyl-sulfate reductase yields the protein MRSLSDQLTETLQAAAQHERLVFLCSFQKEESVILDELLKLAPHTRVVTIDTGVLFPETLQTWKKFEEHYGVHIDVEDASNPSNPWTGPEHCCTPLKIAALEHSLGDAEAWVTGIRRDQAETRAHTELIEDDAKRPGVRKYNPLAFWAEKDVWNRIFERNLPYHPLHDQGFASIGCATCTQPGDGRAGRWAGTDKTECGIHVV from the coding sequence ATGCGCAGTCTGAGCGATCAGCTCACCGAGACGCTGCAGGCGGCCGCTCAGCACGAGCGGCTCGTCTTCCTCTGCTCGTTCCAGAAGGAGGAGTCGGTCATCCTCGACGAGCTCCTCAAGCTCGCGCCCCACACCCGCGTGGTGACGATCGACACGGGCGTGCTGTTCCCCGAGACCCTCCAGACCTGGAAGAAGTTCGAGGAGCACTACGGGGTCCACATCGATGTGGAAGACGCCTCCAACCCGTCCAACCCCTGGACCGGCCCGGAGCACTGCTGCACGCCGCTGAAGATCGCCGCCCTGGAGCACTCGCTCGGCGACGCGGAGGCCTGGGTCACCGGCATCCGCCGCGACCAGGCCGAGACGCGCGCGCACACCGAGCTGATCGAGGACGACGCCAAGCGCCCCGGCGTCAGGAAGTACAACCCGCTCGCGTTCTGGGCCGAGAAGGACGTCTGGAACCGCATCTTCGAGCGCAACCTCCCGTACCACCCGCTGCACGACCAGGGCTTCGCGTCGATCGGCTGCGCCACCTGCACCCAGCCGGGTGACGGGCGCGCGGGCCGCTGGGCGGGGACCGACAAGACCGAGTGCGGCATCCACGTGGTCTGA
- a CDS encoding sulfite exporter TauE/SafE family protein, with translation MDPLVIVFGLGVGILIGMTGIGGGSLMTPLLILFAGIHPTVAIGTDLAYGAVTKTVGGWRHLRKGTVDLGVSKWLAFGSVPGSVAGVIVLEVWLKHSPEILLTGVAVALLVVAVSMLFRALFLRAAVDRERESVFLTQAVKIRAVGLGAVLGFLLGLTSVGSGALIGLALILVFRLTPHRVVGTDVFHAAIVLWAAGLAQLVAGNIDFGLMANILVGSLPGVLIGSALIDKVPAVVLRPALGCVLLGSALGVLTKAGVDLPTWTIVGVPCIVGAAAALIHRVRPNAPAAPASSPTEVAPA, from the coding sequence TTGGACCCGCTCGTCATCGTCTTCGGCCTCGGCGTCGGGATCCTCATCGGGATGACCGGCATCGGCGGCGGCTCGCTCATGACGCCGCTGCTGATCCTGTTCGCCGGGATCCACCCGACCGTGGCGATCGGGACCGATCTGGCGTACGGAGCGGTCACGAAGACGGTCGGTGGCTGGCGCCACCTCAGGAAGGGCACGGTCGACCTCGGCGTCTCGAAGTGGCTGGCGTTCGGCTCCGTGCCCGGCTCGGTCGCGGGCGTGATCGTCCTCGAGGTCTGGCTCAAGCACTCGCCGGAGATCCTGCTGACCGGCGTCGCGGTCGCGCTGCTGGTCGTGGCGGTCTCGATGCTCTTCCGCGCGCTGTTCCTGCGCGCCGCGGTCGACCGCGAGCGCGAGTCGGTCTTCCTGACGCAGGCCGTGAAGATCCGCGCGGTCGGCCTCGGCGCGGTCCTCGGGTTCCTGCTGGGGTTGACGAGCGTCGGCTCCGGCGCGCTGATCGGCCTGGCGCTGATCCTCGTGTTCCGCCTGACGCCGCACCGCGTCGTCGGGACCGACGTCTTCCACGCCGCGATCGTGCTCTGGGCCGCCGGCCTGGCGCAGCTCGTGGCCGGCAACATCGACTTCGGCCTCATGGCCAACATCTTGGTCGGCTCGCTGCCGGGCGTCCTGATCGGCTCCGCGCTGATCGACAAGGTCCCGGCCGTCGTCCTGCGCCCGGCGCTCGGGTGCGTCCTGCTCGGCTCCGCCCTCGGCGTGCTCACGAAGGCCGGCGTCGACCTGCCGACGTGGACGATCGTCGGCGTCCCCTGCATCGTCGGCGCCGCCGCGGCGCTGATCCACCGCGTGCGGCCCAACGCGCCCGCCGCACCTGCCTCATCCCCCACGGAGGTCGCTCCCGCATGA